From a region of the Fibrobacter sp. genome:
- a CDS encoding carboxypeptidase-like regulatory domain-containing protein, protein MNYKLRDICSFVAGLSAAGLSLAGIVGCSDNNPNTAGVFTETESGQQASINEDGDKVVNVNGCSTSIPNNLKKQTAFGNGLDEFGNSNEIACITYDRDYTIINVKGSAVDENGNAIKNVRVSLKRVESEYSGNSVTLKETSTDASGNYSFKDVVYKATYTGVIPDKLDFELDEKGLPVVYYSYTLHIESEDKALASYTSLDLRSAEKVTEDKNTYRKISEQELHKTSSEKIHFDNDFFSVGNKVCLDYTEACHTITSQDSAQGSFLMEGIPEGAYQNLCKYEASLTGSAEITCKTLDNSVISGTTADTLAFTLPDDAGILLDSLSEKSLEHLIVPVSGKNISANTLLVNSNNISRLTAANGKGDGFSYWAEINFPDGSDKASYSLIDGTPTGISSNILLAEKSLQNTTIEKGYGFLQQRNIGYSFKFSFDGSKSDTAAVLFSTLEEDWNGELHGFDVRQCEAGSKDVCTRIYSRKAKEDTTYENLAFSETTTLLDGDQHQFAIALVGNHLTLAVDEEIIRDTDLKLYQYHEAYVSNGRENFVTAGVVELQDFVAFRITSDIKKSKDTNWNRLKAWLVAHQMLSK, encoded by the coding sequence ATGAATTACAAATTACGAGACATTTGTAGTTTCGTTGCGGGTTTAAGCGCTGCGGGTTTGAGTCTCGCGGGCATCGTGGGTTGTTCCGACAACAATCCAAATACCGCCGGGGTTTTCACCGAAACGGAATCGGGCCAGCAAGCCTCCATCAACGAGGACGGCGACAAGGTCGTCAATGTAAACGGTTGCTCCACCAGCATTCCCAACAATCTAAAGAAGCAAACAGCCTTTGGCAACGGACTTGATGAATTTGGCAATTCCAATGAAATCGCCTGCATCACTTACGACCGCGACTACACCATCATTAACGTAAAGGGATCCGCGGTTGACGAAAACGGGAACGCCATCAAGAACGTCCGAGTGTCCCTAAAGAGGGTGGAATCCGAGTATTCCGGCAACTCCGTCACCCTGAAGGAAACTTCTACGGATGCTAGCGGCAACTACTCCTTCAAGGACGTTGTTTACAAGGCCACCTATACAGGAGTCATTCCTGACAAGCTGGACTTTGAACTGGATGAAAAGGGTTTGCCAGTAGTTTACTACAGTTACACCTTGCACATCGAATCCGAAGATAAGGCTTTAGCTAGCTACACTTCGCTAGACCTGAGAAGTGCAGAAAAGGTCACCGAAGACAAGAATACATACCGTAAGATTTCTGAACAGGAACTTCATAAGACTTCCAGCGAGAAGATTCATTTCGACAATGATTTTTTCAGCGTGGGAAATAAGGTCTGTCTAGATTACACAGAAGCCTGCCACACCATTACCTCGCAGGATTCTGCCCAAGGATCCTTCCTGATGGAAGGAATTCCCGAAGGCGCCTACCAGAACCTCTGTAAATACGAAGCAAGCCTCACTGGTTCTGCAGAAATCACATGCAAGACTCTAGACAATTCCGTCATCTCCGGCACAACAGCAGACACTCTTGCATTCACTCTTCCCGATGATGCTGGCATTCTGCTGGATTCCCTGAGCGAAAAATCTCTGGAACATTTGATTGTTCCCGTTTCCGGCAAGAACATCTCTGCAAATACATTGTTGGTAAACTCCAACAACATTTCCAGACTTACAGCCGCCAACGGAAAGGGCGATGGCTTCAGCTATTGGGCGGAAATAAACTTCCCCGATGGATCCGATAAGGCATCTTACAGTTTAATTGATGGTACACCTACGGGAATCAGCAGCAACATCCTGCTGGCAGAAAAATCCCTGCAGAACACCACCATCGAAAAGGGCTACGGCTTCCTGCAGCAAAGAAACATCGGCTACAGCTTCAAGTTTTCCTTTGACGGAAGCAAGTCCGATACCGCTGCGGTTCTGTTCAGCACCCTTGAAGAAGACTGGAACGGAGAACTGCATGGCTTTGACGTTCGTCAGTGCGAAGCCGGATCAAAGGATGTCTGCACCAGGATTTACTCCCGAAAGGCAAAAGAAGACACCACCTACGAAAACCTGGCATTCTCCGAGACGACCACCCTTCTGGACGGAGACCAGCACCAGTTCGCCATCGCCCTGGTGGGAAATCACCTGACCCTGGCTGTAGACGAAGAAATCATTCGCGACACTGACCTAAAGCTTTACCAGTACCACGAAGCTTACGTTTCCAATGGCAGGGAAAATTTCGTTACTGCAGGTGTAGTGGAATTACAGGATTTCGTCGCCTTCAGAATAACTAGCGACATCAAGAAGAGCAAGGACACCAACTGGAACCGCCTAAAAGCCTGGCTGGTGGCACATCAGATGCTCAGCAAGTAA